The Gossypium hirsutum isolate 1008001.06 chromosome A13, Gossypium_hirsutum_v2.1, whole genome shotgun sequence nucleotide sequence TTATCAGCCATCAAGTTGAATTTTTATCAGTATTGCCTTCTTGTTGTGCTTTAGAAGAATCTTCCTTTTTCTCCATGATCTGCTGGATACCCTCTTGATATCCTTCTATGAAACTCTTAAGAGCATCTCTATATGCAGAAGCCCTTGTCATGTATAACCTCTGTAAAGAAGGTCTCAAAGTCTCCACCCCTCCTCTTGCAACAATCGCTATTAAATCATTTCCATAGACAACATCAAAACAATGTAAAATTCAACAAGATAAACTATAATACCAGgaaaataagagagaaaatggtgagaactaaataaaacaaaatgcaaTTACAGATGAATCTGACTAGCAAGGGGAAAAAGAAATCGATATTATACCACAACAGTACCTTTGAAACACTCAACACCAAGGTTTTCTGCAACAAAATTGAGGTCTCTCAAAATTGTGAACTTGTTCATCCTGTTGAGCCAATAGGCTTTTAGTGTAAAAACTAAGCTACTCCAGGCAAGCCAAAAGTATCTGCAAGGAATATCGATGGGATATTGATAGGCATATAACTTAAGTTTGACACAAAACTAGAATATAAGAAAGTGAAGTTGAAATAAAACTGACACTAGCATAAGGATACTTCTTTACTTTTCACTCGCTCTCCCAAAATAGAAAACCTAAGGCTTTGCTTGGTTGTAGAAATctaaaagaaaacagaaaacgGGACCATGTTTCCAACAAAGcacattattattttcatttgacACTAGTATCCCTTGAATGCAAAACTGGAGATTAACCCATTAAGATAATACAGTACTTAAAAATGCCAGGCTACCTATTTTTCCTCCAGAAGAACTTCCGTGCAATAAAAAAGTGATGACAACTCTTCTTACTTTGCCAAACCAAAGCCCTGCCATCTTATTCAACAAAATTTGTCAAGCAGAAAAATATACCTTCAAACAAGTGAAAAAGCATCTTCTTAGACTAACAAAACAAAACTGTATGAATATTAGTTATGTTCTTGATTAGGATATAAAAAACTTTTGATTACCCAGTTAGAAGGTTCAGTATCTTAAGTTCATTTCTTGTGAAGCTctaaaagacaaaaatataaaacataaatccaTGAAGAaaaataacacataaaaattaatagaTCATATGCATAAACGAAAACATACTTGATCCAGGCTTTTCAACTTCCCTCACAATATGGGTCATTCTGGCCTTATAACCCAAGAATGTAGTTAATCTGCATGGCTTAATAGGATCATCTTTAGGGAAAGCCTTCACTGAAAACCATAAAATAGTAACATAGATTAGCAATTAcaaattcaaacacaaaacaaaaacaaGATAATTTATTTGATCTAACAACTACAGCTACAAAATAAACATTGTTAAACAATTAAGAGGGAAAACTAGGGGAAAGTGAACCTTTTCCTCGATGTTAGGAGCCTCTTTTTCGCGAGAGAAAGCCCAATGAACCGTGCCTCGGATGCTCAAACTTGCGATCAGACATGCTTATTCACTAATAAGAAAGCTGCAAAATTCAACTGAACTCAATTTGATTCTTAACGTaagctataagccacaaatgTGAGCAAAGCtccatttacaaaattatttgaaGTCAATATACATGttcatcaaataatcacattAGAAGTAAAAACATAAACCCAAATACGAAATTGGGTATTTGAAGATttcaacaattacccaaacatAAACTAGAAAATAGAAATCCATTTAACCTAAAACTGAATTAACccgaacatacacatacatgtagAGCAAAACTATACAATCCAACCATAAAGTCGATAACTAGAATCCATTTGACCTAAAcccaaattgatccaaatacaaaatgaccaaaacatGAGCTTAAAATCCAAATCAGCTGGTCATAAAACAACTAAAACCCATATAAAAAACAATCCGAACCCCAAATTggcaaaacccaaaataaataaaaaattttaaaacttaatttaattcaatctACATTGATCCTACTCAAAATCAACCCAAACTGACAAACTGTTAGATCTATAAAGATGTATAAGAGATTACAACAAAATTCAAGCTAATAAGTAAACAAATAGATGGATCTGCTAGGAGTAGAAAATTGGGTTGATTGAAATTGTATTGATTAAGCTAAATCAAAatcattattgaaattttgaaacatGACAGATCCATTTTGAAGTatcataaaatgattaaaaacgaTTTTCAGAAATAATTCAACAAAATAAgtgtaaaatgaaagaaaaaagagtTGATTCTTGATGTTAAAACATATGAAGAACAATAGATCTGGCGAACTGAATGGAAATGGATCCCCCAAAGACCAAAGGCCTATGGTATAAACTTAAAGTATGCCAAttctgtaacatcctgaaatagggcctagtcggaatagtggtttcgggaccacaaatctgacataaaaatatttattttatgattattatgaggcctagaatatgataatatgcatgtgttaaagtttcatgaagaaattcttcgagtaaggtgtccaatttgaaattagggactaaattgaataaattgcaaaacttggattctagaagaaatttgtatgaaattgatttatattataaattataaggtcttggagagtaattttcccaatttctaagtttttcgaCAAAAATGGgtttgcatggatgaaattttaaagaaagggcataagggcattttggtcatttggcattttaataaaataaaatgggaaaaatgaaacaaaaatcagccattttcttctccatggctgccAAAAATTgaagggacaccatagctagggttttcaacattttcaagctcaatagtaaatgctcccaagccccgtttttaatgttctttgtatttttaaaatctcgGTAGCTTATTCTCtctatttttacccatatttcatgctaggatccatgtctaaaaatttacccatgcatgagttacttgtattttgatggattatggaggaatatgaaagttggatgagtgttaaacatttttttctaggtggttttcatgaaaaacacctaaaaggacctttttgcgaaaggtgtaaaatatgtggtggaaatgagaaataatggaaaatgcgggttgccataagagggaaaaacattcggctaggcttgggtaagatagaaattgcatgtgtttcattatacgagcctagggactaaatcgtaaaaatatgaaatgttaagggcaaaatggtcatttggaccggggtggaatttagacttgaaatgtataatttggagtgttaatgatttaattttgttgtaatagACCCCAAGAAAtaaattctggaggtcgatcgaggaaaacgaaaggtttcggaataaccgaaacacagctctgaaacgaataccaggtaagttcagataacttaagGTAAACTCttaatatgcctaattatatgatttgtgaatgaatTATGATTGCATGTATTGATAGcataagatttcatgaaatgcattCCCAATAATGATGTGTTGAAAAAttatctcggttgaggttaaaaagggaattcgatagATAAACCATGCTTTACATGTGTAataagatcctgcatgtgttgcagaaaagatttagcccagatgggtaatccgttgatctcaattatgaaaaggatctagcctgaacaggtgttcctttggatgattGAGCCTTCCGAAGAATACAtatgcattatggatttagcccggacgggtaatccgatcaaggtctgaatttagcctggactggtaattcagatctgagctcattaaagGTGTTTGTCGCAATAAGGGACTTAGCCTAGAttagtaatcccgacatcaccttatgaatTTACGAtatgagggatttagcctggactagtaatcctaacataaaatgtgaggttcgcaggagtgcacACCTGAAATGATCATCCTTATGAATTGACGATTAATGGATATttcatcgagatttcctagacactcaatgggattaacatgaaatacatgtacaaaatgaaatgttgaatgatgagctcatctaagataaattacatggtgttttgttatgtgactatgtgactaactcattggttgagtgcatgtgatagggaaccatttcatacttgttggtttccttatctattatggatgtatgctaattgcttggtaagtttactttccggttatttgagcttactaagcatgaaaatgcttacccttcTCTTTTTGCTGTCTTTCatagctcgaggactcgtaaaggttggaagacgGTTAGAGAGTCAACACATTATCAACTAGTCCAGCTTTGGTAGatagatactttattttgtttaatggcatgtataggtatttttgggtcattttgtcatatgtgtcatttggctagcaatgtaaaggtttgaatgttatgtctattcattttgtatatggcctgTATTGGTGTAGGTTGCTATCCTACTAATTATGCAATTTTTACTTGTTGAAATGATTATATGGTGTATTACGAATGAATACGATAAATGTGACCAATTTATTTGAAATTGGGAGGATCACAGTTGGCAATGAGTTAAAAGACGAGCCAAATCCGATATTGTGATTAATGAGACtataatccttaatacaaaaagggtaacctagcatgtgcaaaaccaatgatatgaggtttacacGCAATTGACAATTATGATAGAACTTGAGTGTGATTAGGGAATGTCAGATATCAGTAGAAGCTATAGATGAGAGTGGGCAATTGAGGGCGACCAAAAGCTTGAAAAGTAGCCTAATAagttccacacaggtagacacataggcgtgtgtccaggctgtgtgtgacacatggatcACCCTTGGGCGTTTGGTATGACCGTGTGTCcactgcacctaaaattttaagtcattgTTGAACACGAGCTAgatacacgagcgtgtgccttggccatgtgaatcTAATAGAATACTCAAGTTTTGGACACAAGTGACCACACGAGCATATCGTAATGCACACGAACGTGTGTATGATCTCAAAATGGGCATGCGAGGTAATAACCTATAAGTTTTTCTTAGATCTTTAGTTTGGTCCCGAACCTTTCTCAATgtttgtttagggcctcgtaggcccaaaaTTTGGACACTACAATGTTAGTGGGTTTGTTTTGagttgaaacaaaattttataacctgtatttTCCGTTTATGCTCATATATAtgtccagtaacgcctcgtacttATCCCCGATCTCGGGtacggtaaggggtgttacatttagtggtatcagagttacgatttagtcagttctaagaCTGCCGTAGAGAGTATTGGATTTcactatacatgtcattatttgaacactgatagtgtgacatctcctaaccgtttaaattgtttttgaataTAATAAATGTCTTCTAATCAAGCATAAAATGAGTCCGAGGGAGTCGAGAGGCATGCTCCAGCTTTCGTACATCAAACCGTTTCTAGTAGTAGCAAAAGGTCTATGCCTGAAGGCCGGGAAGAGGCCAAGACCGCCTTCTTAGAAATGATGGACGAGTGGTTTGGGGATTACTTAaggaatcgccccaacataccacgACCTCCCCCGCCCCTTAACCAACCTAATGAGGAAGTACCACGAGGTATGGTATCTATGAGAGTTGGTAAAGCCACTGTAaacaagcttagaaagtatggggctgaagaatttagagctaaggttgatgatgatgccgaaagAGCCGAGTTCTAGCTTGAGAATACTACACAGGTATTAGATAAATTGTTATGCACACCTGAGGGTGCTTGAAGTGTGTCGTGTCCCTCctgaaggatactgcataccattggtggaagactgtatcttcCATGGTGCAGAAGAAAAAcattacttgggaatttttccaagtagagtttaaaaagaaatacatcagttagaGGTTCTTAGACTCAAAGCGAAAGGAGTTCtcggaactcaaacaaggaaataagactgtagcagaatacgaaagggagttcgtAAGGCTAAGTCAATATGCAACTGAATGGGTCTAAACCGAGCcagaaatgtgtaaacactttgaggaaagtctgaatgaggaaatcaagttGTTGATCAAGATTCTTGAGATACAAGAGTTCGCTACATTAGCTGATCGGGCTAAGAAGGCCGAGGAGCttaataaagaaagaaagcaagctaagagagaagctcgagtttcgaGCAAGAGGTCCAGTGGTAAGACGCTTTCATTTCTTACGAAGAAATCAAGGAGccaacatgaacgctccacttcatcgGTAAGATATTCGGGTAAAGCGAGAGGCTCCAAACGACGAAAGCAGAGGTCTTCCTCCCCGTTGGTGAGTATTGTAgggagtgtagatgaccaaaagcTGAAGTGTAAAATTTGTAACAAATTTCACTAACAAATTTCACTCTAGAGAGTGCCGAAAAAAGAGCGGTGCATGTTtaagatgtggttctcttgatcactttCTCAAAGACTGCCCAGAACGAAATGAAAAAAAAGTGGAAGTGACTCTGAAGTCGAGTACTCCTATTActcgaggtagacctccgaggtACCCTagaagtgctagtggcagtcgagtcgcGGCTAAAGATGCTgcaaaatcagaggctcgagccCCAGCGAGAACATACAcaatacgtgctcgagaggaagcctttGCTCCCGATGttatcacgggtactttttctctttttaatacatatgttattgctttaattgacccggggtcaacgcattcatatatttgtataagattggtgtctagtatgaacatacccattgaacctacagaattcatcattagagtgtcgaacccactaggcaaatcagtcgtggttgataaagtctgtaagaattgtcctttgacgattcagggtcattgctttccagctaaccttatgttattaccatttgatgaatttgatgtaatacttggtatggattggttagcatttcatgatataattgtaaattgtggtagtaagcatattaaattgaaatgcctgGATTGTGAGATTCTACAGGTcgattcaagagaattgggttcgtcgtcggttgtaatcacggcaatggttgttcagagatatatgaggaaagggtatgaagcctaccttgcatttgtattgaacactaaggaaacgaagttgaagattgagtctgtgccgatagtatgtgagtacctagatgtgtttccagaagaattacccgaaCTACCCCCTGAAAGAGAAATAGAGTTTGGTAttcaattgctccgtataggatggcaccaactaAGCTGAGagagttgaaagcatagttgcaagagctgacggataaaggttttgcaaggccgaGCTTTTCACATTGAAgtgctcctgtattatttgtaaagaagaaacaTGGTTCAATGAGGCTACGTATAGGCTATCGGCaattgaacaaggtaactatcaagaataaatattctTTGCCAAGGACCGACAATCTGTTCGACCAATTGAGGagagccactgtattttctaagataAATCTGAAGTccggctattatcagttgcgagttagagaatTGGATGTGCctaagacagcttttagaacaaggtatggtcactatgaatttcttgtcatgctgtttgggttgacgaatgcaccggccgtattcatggatctaatgaatagaatctttcggccatacttggataagtttgtcgttgtgttcattgacgacattttgatttattctaaagaTGAGACGGAACATGCGAATCA carries:
- the LOC121212317 gene encoding uncharacterized protein produces the protein MCKHFEESLNEEIKLLIKILEIQEFATLADRAKKAEELNKERKQAKREARVSSKRSSGKTLSFLTKKSRSQHERSTSSVRYSGKARGSKRRKQRSSSPLVSIVGSVDDQKLKYCPERNEKKVEVTLKSSTPITRGRPPRYPRSASGSRVAAKDAAKSEARAPARTYTIRAREEAFAPDVITGYRQLNKVTIKNKYSLPRTDNLFDQLRRATVFSKINLKSGYYQLRVRELDVPKTAFRTR